A stretch of DNA from Spirosoma endbachense:
GCCGCCAGGACCCCTGGCATAAGGAAGGTAAATTGAACCGGGAATGGATTTTACTTGACTACGTGGATGTGGTTGCCCACGTATTTAAAAAAGACCGCCGGTCGTTTTATGACCTTGAACAACTCTGGGGCGACGCCGAAATTCAGCATATCGACGAAAGTATGCTGGCAACGGTGAGCTAGGAACAAGGACATTTTCAACCGTCTATCGGACAGGTTTACCGCCTGTCCGAACCATTCCGTTATAGAAACATTAGTCTTCGAAACGGTGTTACTGTTAAAATCCGTTATGTACAACCTGAGGAAATGTCAGAAAACAATAATAGAAATCCGTTAGTACCCCGGGGTGGTCCGAGAAAACCTAATTTTCAGGGGTGGATTGTTGCGCTGCTGATTGCTGCTATTCTGGGTATTACGTTCTTCAACAAAAGCTCTTCGACGCACGAGATTTCGCAAAAGCGTTTTGAGCGGATGGTGAAAGAACGTGAAGTTGCCGATGTCGTGGTAGTTAACGATAAAATTGCTGAGGTAACATTAACCCAGCAGGCAGCTCAAAGTCCGAAATACCGCACTCTTTTTGCCGATAAGCCTTATTTTGGGTCGAGTCATGGCCCTCATTTTCAGTTTCAGGTTGCCTCTGGTGAATCGTTCAAGAAAGATCTGGATGTGTTGCAGCAGGGCGTTCCTGATAATGAGAAAATCGATTTTCGATTTGAAAGCCGAAGCGACTTTGGCAGTATCATCAGTACCTGGGGCTTTTTGATCGTCATGATTCTGGCTATGTATTTTCTTCTGGGCCGGATGTCGGGCGCTGGAGGGCCAGGTGGTCAGATTTTCAACATTGGTAAATCTAAAGCCGCTCTGTTCGACGCCGATAATAAGGTGAAGATTACCTTCAATGATGTAGCGGGTCTGGATGAAGCCAAGGAGGAGATCAAGGAAATTGTTGATTACCTTAAAAATCCGACCAAGTTTACCAAGCTCGGTGCCAAAATTCCTAAAGGGGCTCTATTGATTGGCCCTCCAGGTACCGGTAAAACCCTGCTTGCTAAGGCCGTTGCCGGTGAAGCGGGTGTGCCGTTCTTCTCGCTGTCGGGTTCTGACTTTGTTGAAATGTTCGTGGGCGTTGGTGCTGCTCGTGTGCGTGATTTGTTCAAGCAGGCGAAAGAGAAAGCTCCCTGTATCATTTTCATTGATGAGATCGACGCAGTTGGTCGTTCGCGGGGCCGTGGCTCGATGCCAGGTGCCAACGACGAACGGGAAAATACACTGAACTCGCTGCTGGTTGAAATGGATGGATTTGCTACCGATTCCGGTATCATTATCCTTGCCGCTACCAACCGTCCTGACGTACTTGACTCTGCCTTGCAGCGTCCGGGTCGTTTCGACCGTCAGATCAGTATCGATAAACCCGATATCGTAGGTCGTGAGGCTATCTTCCGGGTGCATTTAAAGCCAATTAAACTGGCCGCTGATGTTGATCCCAAGGAACTCGCTGCGCAAACACCAGGCTTCGCCGGGGCTGAAATTGCCAACGTTTGTAACGAAGCCGCTCTGATTGCAGCTCGTAGTGATAAAGAGGCCGTTGATATGAAAGACTTCCAGGATGCGATGGATCGTGTCATTGGTGGTCTGGAGAAGAAAAACAAGATCATTTCTCCCGAAGAGAAAGAAATTGTCGCTTATCACGAAGCCGGTCACGCTGTAGCTGGCTGGTTCCTCGAACACGCCGATCCGCTCGTAAAAGTAACGATTGTGCCCCGTGGTGTCGCGGCACTCGGTTACGCGCAATACCTGCCGCGCGAACAGTATCTCTACCGTACCGAACAGCTTATGGACGAAATGTGCATGGCGTTGGGTGGCCGGGCTGCCGAGGACCTCATCTTTGGTAAAGTTTCGACGGGTGCTCTGAGCGATCTGGAGCGTATAACGAAGCTTGCTTACAGCATGGTGACGATGTATGGTATGAACGACAAAATCGGTAATGTATCGTTCTACGATTCGAAACAGTCGGATTACTCCTTCAATAAGCCTTACTCGGAAGAAACCGCCAAGCATATTGATGAAGAAGTCCGGAAGATTGTCGATATCGCCTATACCCGTACGAAAGACCTTTTAGCTGAACATCGTGAGGCTCTGGAAATCATTGCTAAGGAATTGCTTGAGAAAGAAATTCTGTACCAGAACGATCTGGTGCGTTTGATTGGCAAGCGTCCATTTGAGCGTGAAACGGTTTACCAGGCTTATAAAAATAAAGGCATAGCCGAAGCACTGAAAGAAGAAATCGGTAAAGAAGCTAAGCCTGCCGAAACGGAGCCCGAATCGCTTCCGTTGTAAGCAAACGAGTTCTGAATACACAAAAAAGGCATTTACCAGTTGGTAAATGCCTTTTTTGTGTATTCAGAACTCATCTATTTTTTACCAAGTTCGATCACCTGCATA
This window harbors:
- the ftsH gene encoding ATP-dependent zinc metalloprotease FtsH; its protein translation is MSENNNRNPLVPRGGPRKPNFQGWIVALLIAAILGITFFNKSSSTHEISQKRFERMVKEREVADVVVVNDKIAEVTLTQQAAQSPKYRTLFADKPYFGSSHGPHFQFQVASGESFKKDLDVLQQGVPDNEKIDFRFESRSDFGSIISTWGFLIVMILAMYFLLGRMSGAGGPGGQIFNIGKSKAALFDADNKVKITFNDVAGLDEAKEEIKEIVDYLKNPTKFTKLGAKIPKGALLIGPPGTGKTLLAKAVAGEAGVPFFSLSGSDFVEMFVGVGAARVRDLFKQAKEKAPCIIFIDEIDAVGRSRGRGSMPGANDERENTLNSLLVEMDGFATDSGIIILAATNRPDVLDSALQRPGRFDRQISIDKPDIVGREAIFRVHLKPIKLAADVDPKELAAQTPGFAGAEIANVCNEAALIAARSDKEAVDMKDFQDAMDRVIGGLEKKNKIISPEEKEIVAYHEAGHAVAGWFLEHADPLVKVTIVPRGVAALGYAQYLPREQYLYRTEQLMDEMCMALGGRAAEDLIFGKVSTGALSDLERITKLAYSMVTMYGMNDKIGNVSFYDSKQSDYSFNKPYSEETAKHIDEEVRKIVDIAYTRTKDLLAEHREALEIIAKELLEKEILYQNDLVRLIGKRPFERETVYQAYKNKGIAEALKEEIGKEAKPAETEPESLPL